One Thalassotalea atypica DNA window includes the following coding sequences:
- the hemJ gene encoding protoporphyrinogen oxidase HemJ, giving the protein MTTLLWLKAFHVIFMVAWFAGIFYLPRLFVNHAETTNQDIAEHLKGMEKRLLYFVTPFGVLTIALGIALIYHYGMAWFAASHWLHAKLTLVVLLVAYHLYCFKLVRIFREDKNTRSGRFYRIFNEVPVLALFAIVILVYVKPF; this is encoded by the coding sequence ATGACGACTTTACTTTGGCTTAAAGCCTTTCATGTGATTTTTATGGTGGCTTGGTTTGCCGGTATATTTTATTTACCTCGACTATTTGTTAATCATGCAGAAACCACCAATCAAGACATCGCCGAACATTTAAAAGGCATGGAGAAAAGGTTACTGTATTTTGTCACGCCTTTTGGTGTCCTTACCATCGCGTTAGGCATAGCCTTAATTTATCACTATGGCATGGCTTGGTTCGCCGCTTCACATTGGCTGCATGCCAAGTTAACCTTGGTCGTTTTACTTGTTGCCTACCATTTATATTGCTTTAAATTGGTCAGGATTTTTCGAGAAGATAAAAACACCCGTTCCGGACGTTTTTATCGCATTTTTAATGAAGTACCGGTACTGGCACTTTTTGCTATCGTGATATTGGTTTACGTAAAACCTTTTTAA
- a CDS encoding HpcH/HpaI aldolase/citrate lyase family protein: MATLLRSLLFVPGSQPARFRKADASNADLICIDLEDAVLPVDKDAARQATVDYIQTVNRNVCVRINPIDSDLGQADAMALAKANPAFIMLAKCSSAENIDKVSEYFEQSTQFIGLIETIIGLENADAIAATDRVSALMFGGADLSAELGCEFSYQPLLLVRSRLVMAAAKAKIDLIDVPFVDFKNTQDLLSETQKIKALGFTGKAAVHPCQIEPIHQGFMPTDAQISYAQSVVAAVEGPDAGVVVVNGKMVDRPIILASYRVLALANLATKHQQGD, translated from the coding sequence ATGGCCACTCTTTTACGTTCATTATTATTTGTTCCCGGCTCTCAGCCTGCGCGATTTCGTAAAGCGGATGCAAGCAACGCTGATCTTATTTGTATCGATTTAGAAGACGCGGTGTTACCCGTAGATAAAGACGCGGCAAGGCAAGCAACTGTTGATTACATCCAAACGGTTAATCGAAACGTCTGTGTGCGCATTAACCCTATTGATTCAGATCTTGGGCAAGCGGATGCGATGGCTCTAGCTAAAGCAAATCCAGCCTTTATCATGTTAGCCAAATGTAGCTCGGCTGAGAACATAGATAAAGTCAGTGAGTATTTTGAACAGTCGACTCAATTCATTGGCTTGATTGAAACCATTATAGGGCTGGAAAATGCCGATGCTATTGCTGCAACTGACAGGGTTAGCGCTTTAATGTTTGGCGGTGCCGATCTCTCTGCAGAGCTTGGTTGTGAGTTCAGTTATCAGCCTCTGTTGTTAGTCAGAAGTCGATTAGTGATGGCGGCAGCAAAGGCCAAAATCGACTTGATTGATGTGCCTTTTGTTGATTTTAAAAATACCCAAGACTTATTAAGTGAAACGCAGAAAATAAAGGCGCTAGGCTTTACCGGGAAAGCGGCGGTCCACCCCTGCCAGATAGAACCAATTCATCAAGGATTTATGCCCACGGATGCCCAAATTTCGTATGCGCAGTCTGTTGTCGCTGCGGTAGAGGGACCTGATGCTGGCGTGGTGGTGGTGAATGGTAAAATGGTTGATCGACCTATTATTCTTGCCTCATATCGGGTGCTTGCGTTGGCCAATTTAGCAACCAAACACCAGCAAGGTGATTAG
- a CDS encoding TonB-dependent receptor plug domain-containing protein encodes MIILRSYLASFVGLLFFSLFAANANADAKASDLHDSDIEHIHVIGQRNWLKSNALVENNAHFSEFIQNQAIKPTIAHWLVQTPGLSLNGQGGLLQSYSVRGFSKSRVHTAVDGVPIYTDRRAGNSASFLPATLVHGVDVQKGPSSTLYGSDALGGVINLQSLAFENKFIAASAQSNDQHKELTYAYGNDDWQSAVNYRHANNAKSADGTVLNTGFEQFAMVQKLKTQLDDIDIKLTWIPSVGKDIGKSSITYPDERLTQYPDEQHSLFVAEFTQEHNWYGKLYHHYQNWDSDIIRVEKRRNLTEYQSHTIGGSFLTSTPLLHGQARFGVDWINRQGVSIKETEFNLDNQVQFSKQLLDGQQHNSALFSDVHWQLDDVGIAMGIRYDHISQRQFIDAQNKSDQSLNGSLLVNWAVNNTFNLQAEIATGFRFPTLTELYFEGETPRGTTEGNPYLDPEHSRGLQLAVSYQASSIVSIEFSSYYYQMDDYIERYSIDEDTRGYRNLTQADIYGFESTVAWISSNQWVHQLSYQWQQGEDEEGSSLSDLQVPTWKLASQWNKYDFTFSNQLNYRVSRQSHSTQEQALGSFLDWRMTLTYQLIDDTSISVWGENLLNRTAFTTADEDAPLVQGISLGVKLVHQFL; translated from the coding sequence ATGATAATTTTACGATCTTATTTGGCTTCATTTGTTGGCTTGCTTTTCTTTAGCCTATTTGCTGCCAATGCCAATGCCGATGCAAAAGCCTCCGATTTACATGACAGTGATATTGAACATATTCATGTCATAGGGCAACGTAATTGGCTAAAAAGCAACGCGTTAGTAGAAAACAATGCTCACTTTAGCGAATTTATTCAAAACCAAGCGATAAAGCCCACCATTGCTCATTGGCTCGTACAAACCCCTGGGCTTAGCTTAAACGGACAAGGGGGTTTGTTACAAAGCTACAGTGTTCGTGGCTTTAGCAAATCACGTGTTCACACTGCTGTTGATGGTGTGCCGATTTACACGGATCGTAGGGCCGGCAATTCAGCCTCTTTTTTACCGGCAACCTTAGTTCACGGAGTAGATGTTCAAAAAGGCCCTAGTTCAACGCTGTATGGCTCTGACGCGCTCGGTGGTGTGATCAACTTACAATCATTAGCGTTTGAAAATAAATTTATTGCAGCCAGTGCTCAGTCAAACGATCAACACAAAGAACTAACGTATGCCTACGGTAATGATGACTGGCAAAGTGCGGTAAATTATCGACATGCCAATAATGCTAAAAGTGCCGATGGTACAGTACTAAATACTGGCTTTGAACAGTTTGCCATGGTACAGAAGTTGAAGACGCAACTTGATGATATTGATATCAAACTCACTTGGATACCCAGTGTAGGCAAAGATATTGGTAAAAGCTCAATCACCTATCCAGATGAACGACTTACCCAATACCCGGATGAGCAACATTCGTTATTTGTCGCAGAGTTTACCCAAGAGCATAATTGGTATGGCAAGCTTTACCACCACTACCAGAATTGGGATAGTGATATTATTCGTGTCGAGAAACGACGTAATTTAACCGAATACCAATCCCACACTATAGGTGGCAGTTTTTTAACCTCAACTCCACTATTACATGGCCAAGCACGGTTTGGCGTTGACTGGATTAATCGCCAAGGTGTCAGTATTAAAGAGACTGAATTTAATCTAGACAATCAAGTGCAGTTCTCAAAACAGTTACTTGATGGCCAACAACATAACAGCGCATTATTTTCGGATGTGCATTGGCAACTCGATGACGTCGGTATTGCGATGGGAATACGTTACGATCATATTAGCCAACGCCAATTCATTGATGCTCAAAACAAATCGGACCAATCGCTTAATGGCAGCCTGCTAGTTAACTGGGCCGTGAACAACACGTTTAACCTACAAGCCGAAATTGCCACAGGCTTTCGCTTCCCAACATTAACAGAGTTATATTTTGAAGGCGAAACACCGCGTGGCACCACCGAAGGCAACCCTTATCTTGACCCTGAGCATAGTAGAGGCTTACAACTTGCGGTGAGTTATCAAGCGTCTTCAATAGTAAGCATTGAATTTTCGAGCTATTACTATCAAATGGATGATTATATAGAGCGATATTCCATTGATGAAGACACACGGGGCTACCGAAACTTAACGCAAGCTGACATTTATGGCTTTGAGTCAACTGTCGCCTGGATATCTTCAAATCAATGGGTTCATCAATTAAGCTATCAATGGCAACAAGGTGAAGATGAAGAGGGAAGTTCATTGTCTGATTTACAAGTTCCAACATGGAAGTTAGCCAGTCAATGGAATAAATACGACTTTACCTTCAGCAATCAACTCAATTATCGCGTATCTAGACAAAGCCACTCAACCCAAGAGCAAGCCTTGGGCAGTTTTCTAGATTGGCGTATGACTTTGACCTACCAGTTGATTGACGACACCAGCATTAGTGTTTGGGGCGAGAACTTACTTAATCGAACGGCATTCACCACGGCCGATGAAGATGCGCCATTGGTACAAGGGATAAGCTTGGGCGTAAAACTCGTCCATCAATTTTTATAA
- the gloA2 gene encoding SMU1112c/YaeR family gloxylase I-like metalloprotein, whose protein sequence is MLKGIHHVAIICSNYEVSKYFYHEVLGLKIIAESYRQERDSYKLDLALPDGSQIELFSFNDRPKRPSYPEAHGLRHLAFCVENIDVIAERLLQQNISVEPIRVDELTKKRYTFFSDPDDLPLELYEQ, encoded by the coding sequence ATGCTAAAAGGAATACATCATGTCGCGATTATTTGCTCTAACTATGAGGTTTCTAAGTATTTTTATCACGAAGTACTAGGCCTAAAAATTATTGCTGAGTCTTATCGCCAGGAACGAGATTCTTACAAATTGGACCTCGCCTTACCTGATGGCAGTCAAATTGAGTTATTTTCATTTAACGACCGCCCTAAGCGCCCAAGTTACCCAGAGGCACATGGATTGCGCCATTTAGCGTTTTGCGTTGAGAATATTGATGTGATTGCCGAGCGATTATTGCAACAAAACATTTCCGTAGAGCCTATTAGAGTCGATGAACTCACCAAAAAGCGCTACACTTTTTTTTCAGACCCAGATGATCTACCGCTCGAACTGTATGAGCAATAA
- a CDS encoding DUF6776 family protein, with translation MNWLAKINLPIVAKKLGPFKSALLLFSVIGLCLFIGYRLGNYYHGYQAKTMKQQKLRLDDLYLQHGETLKRIHTLEVELDVERIANLNAQNTIKELEQVHFEVKKELAFYHKIMAPEKQADGVVIDQISIQPTESEQYFQFLVVLVQQKLKKRYAKGFIEVSINGSENGRPKTIALSKISSLTKKELSFSFQYFQRLSGAFTLPKGFRPESVTVGVVLPKGKWQKYRRIEEIMPWPKLEQNVP, from the coding sequence ATGAACTGGTTAGCAAAAATAAATCTTCCTATCGTTGCAAAAAAGCTCGGTCCTTTTAAATCTGCCTTGTTGTTGTTCTCGGTTATTGGCCTGTGCTTATTCATTGGCTACCGGCTAGGTAACTACTATCACGGTTATCAAGCTAAGACGATGAAGCAGCAAAAATTACGTTTAGATGATCTTTATTTGCAGCATGGTGAAACGCTAAAACGCATTCACACCTTAGAAGTGGAACTAGATGTTGAACGTATTGCAAATCTTAATGCGCAAAACACCATCAAAGAGCTAGAACAAGTTCATTTTGAGGTGAAAAAAGAACTCGCTTTTTACCACAAAATCATGGCACCAGAAAAACAAGCCGATGGCGTGGTGATTGATCAAATCAGCATTCAACCAACAGAAAGTGAACAGTACTTTCAGTTTCTCGTGGTATTGGTACAGCAAAAACTTAAAAAGCGTTATGCCAAAGGCTTTATTGAAGTATCAATTAATGGCAGTGAGAATGGACGCCCTAAAACAATAGCATTGTCTAAAATATCAAGCCTGACCAAAAAAGAACTTTCGTTTAGTTTTCAGTATTTTCAACGCTTGAGCGGTGCATTTACCTTGCCTAAAGGGTTTAGGCCTGAATCGGTAACGGTTGGTGTGGTATTGCCAAAAGGTAAATGGCAAAAGTACCGTCGTATCGAAGAGATTATGCCTTGGCCTAAATTAGAACAAAATGTTCCGTAA
- a CDS encoding aspartate carbamoyltransferase, giving the protein MMKFLGNHILSVSQFDRDAIAKILDVSAQMAPYATRQKRCHVLDGAILNNLFFEPSTRTRVSFGSAFNLLGGFVRETVGEENSSLSKGESLFDTAQVISGYSDVIAMRHPKMHSVSEFAQGSSVPVINGGDGANEHPTQALLDLFTIQSEMFRFGKSLDNLDIVLMGDLKHGRTVHSLSKLLSLYNNVKVTMVSPQALQMPDSIVSTLTNAGHQVIITDQIAGNLACDVIYQTRIQQERFASKGEADLYRGHFSLNKAVYQKYCKENTVIMHPLPRDSRPEANELDTDLNDLANLAIFRQAQNGVLVRMALFALTLGVEDKLTQYEKPITWHTNKAI; this is encoded by the coding sequence ATGATGAAATTTCTAGGTAATCACATTCTATCGGTATCGCAATTTGATCGCGATGCCATCGCCAAAATACTTGACGTTTCAGCGCAAATGGCTCCTTATGCCACGCGTCAAAAAAGATGTCATGTATTGGATGGCGCCATCCTCAATAATTTATTTTTTGAACCCAGCACCCGTACCCGAGTCAGCTTCGGTAGTGCTTTTAACCTTTTGGGAGGGTTTGTTCGAGAAACCGTTGGCGAAGAAAATTCATCATTAAGTAAAGGTGAAAGCCTATTTGACACTGCCCAAGTCATCAGTGGTTATTCTGATGTGATTGCCATGCGTCATCCGAAAATGCACTCGGTATCTGAGTTCGCACAAGGCAGTAGCGTTCCAGTCATTAATGGCGGTGACGGCGCAAATGAACACCCTACACAAGCGTTACTGGATTTATTTACGATTCAGTCTGAGATGTTTCGTTTTGGTAAAAGCTTAGACAATTTAGATATTGTTCTGATGGGTGATTTAAAACACGGGCGCACCGTGCATTCATTATCGAAACTGCTGAGTTTATATAACAACGTCAAAGTGACCATGGTGTCGCCGCAAGCACTGCAAATGCCAGACAGTATTGTTTCAACACTGACAAACGCGGGTCATCAAGTGATCATTACCGATCAAATTGCGGGCAACTTGGCTTGTGACGTGATCTACCAAACTCGCATTCAACAAGAACGTTTTGCCAGTAAAGGCGAAGCAGATTTATACCGCGGTCATTTCAGCCTGAATAAGGCGGTTTATCAGAAATACTGTAAAGAAAACACCGTTATCATGCACCCATTGCCGAGAGACTCTCGTCCTGAAGCAAATGAATTGGACACAGATTTAAACGACTTAGCTAACTTAGCTATTTTCCGCCAAGCCCAAAATGGGGTATTAGTTCGCATGGCGTTATTTGCTTTAACCTTAGGCGTTGAAGATAAATTGACCCAATACGAAAAACCCATCACTTGGCACACCAATAAAGCTATCTAA
- a CDS encoding VOC family protein: MSNHEKINYLEFPSQNLAATKLFFEQVFAWKFTDYGPDYCAFSQTDAGMDGGFFQSLLSSHTEQGSALVVFYSDDLLRTQQKILEAKGKVIKEIFSFPGGRRFHFTEPSGNEFAVWSDR; encoded by the coding sequence ATGAGTAACCACGAAAAAATCAATTATCTTGAATTTCCCTCTCAAAATTTAGCCGCTACCAAATTATTTTTCGAACAAGTATTTGCATGGAAATTTACCGATTACGGTCCTGATTATTGTGCTTTTAGTCAAACAGATGCAGGAATGGATGGCGGATTCTTTCAATCATTACTCAGCAGTCACACAGAGCAAGGTAGTGCTTTAGTTGTTTTTTATAGTGATGATTTATTACGTACACAACAAAAAATACTTGAAGCCAAAGGCAAAGTGATTAAGGAAATTTTTAGTTTTCCAGGCGGACGTCGCTTTCATTTTACTGAGCCAAGTGGCAATGAGTTTGCTGTGTGGTCGGATAGATAG
- the hemL gene encoding glutamate-1-semialdehyde 2,1-aminomutase has product MQKSQQLFEQAKSIIPGGVNSPVRAFNGVGGTPCFIKRADGAYIYDADDKEYIDYVGSWGPMILGHNHPAIRDAVLDAVQNGLSFGAPTELEITMAEKVRELVPSMESLRMVSSGTEATMSAIRLARGFTGRDKILKFEGCYHGHADSLLVKAGSGALTMGVPNSPGIPEDFAKHTLTVSYNNLDEVKQIINEVGDEIACIIVEPVAGNMNCIPPVKGFLEGLREVCDQNGSVLIFDEVMTGFRVALGGAQAHYNIVPDLTTLGKVIGGGMPVGAFGGKKEIMDFIAPVGPVYQAGTLSGNPIAMTAGLASLNELCQGDKHAQLAHATEKLALGFKAAAEKHNIALSINYVGAMFGFFFTEEETITSYAQSTACDAERFKKFFHLMLDEGVYLAPSAFEASFLSTAHTEQDLEKTLAAADRCFAQL; this is encoded by the coding sequence ATGCAAAAATCACAACAACTTTTCGAACAAGCAAAATCAATCATTCCAGGTGGCGTTAACTCACCAGTACGCGCATTTAATGGCGTTGGCGGCACACCTTGTTTCATTAAACGTGCGGATGGCGCTTACATTTATGACGCAGACGACAAAGAGTACATTGACTATGTCGGCTCGTGGGGCCCAATGATTTTAGGTCACAACCATCCAGCGATTCGAGATGCTGTACTTGATGCGGTACAAAACGGTCTGAGCTTCGGTGCACCAACTGAGCTTGAAATCACCATGGCAGAGAAAGTGCGTGAATTAGTACCATCAATGGAAAGTTTACGTATGGTAAGCTCTGGTACTGAAGCGACGATGAGTGCTATTCGCTTGGCGCGCGGCTTTACCGGTCGTGACAAAATTTTGAAGTTTGAAGGTTGTTACCATGGCCATGCTGACTCTCTTCTGGTTAAAGCAGGCTCAGGCGCATTAACCATGGGTGTGCCCAACTCGCCTGGTATTCCTGAAGACTTTGCTAAGCATACCTTGACGGTTAGTTACAACAACCTTGACGAAGTGAAACAAATCATCAATGAAGTTGGAGATGAAATCGCTTGTATTATCGTCGAGCCAGTTGCGGGCAACATGAACTGCATTCCTCCGGTAAAAGGATTCTTGGAAGGCCTGCGCGAAGTGTGTGATCAAAATGGAAGCGTGCTCATTTTTGATGAAGTGATGACAGGTTTCCGCGTTGCCTTAGGCGGCGCACAAGCTCACTATAATATTGTGCCCGACTTAACGACACTAGGTAAGGTGATTGGCGGCGGTATGCCGGTTGGCGCCTTTGGCGGTAAGAAAGAAATCATGGATTTTATTGCTCCTGTTGGCCCTGTTTATCAAGCGGGCACTTTATCAGGCAACCCTATTGCGATGACTGCTGGCCTAGCATCATTAAATGAATTATGCCAAGGCGATAAACATGCTCAATTGGCCCATGCAACGGAAAAACTAGCCTTAGGGTTTAAAGCTGCTGCTGAAAAACACAATATTGCTTTGTCTATCAATTATGTTGGGGCAATGTTTGGTTTCTTCTTCACTGAGGAAGAAACGATTACCAGTTATGCCCAATCAACGGCATGTGATGCTGAACGCTTCAAAAAGTTTTTCCACTTGATGTTAGATGAAGGTGTATATTTGGCGCCTTCAGCATTTGAAGCGAGCTTCTTGTCAACCGCACACACAGAGCAAGACCTAGAGAAAACCTTAGCAGCTGCCGATCGCTGTTTCGCCCAACTCTAA
- the erpA gene encoding iron-sulfur cluster insertion protein ErpA — protein MSNPELPIQFTDAAATKVLALVTEEENPNLKLRVYVTGGGCSGFSYGFTFDEKVNEGDMTIEKQGVSMVIDPMSLQYLVGGEVDYTEGLEGSRFLVTNPNATSTCGCGSSFSI, from the coding sequence ATGTCTAACCCAGAACTCCCTATCCAATTTACTGACGCTGCAGCGACCAAAGTTTTAGCATTAGTGACGGAAGAAGAAAACCCAAACCTTAAATTACGTGTCTATGTCACGGGCGGTGGTTGTTCAGGATTTTCTTACGGCTTTACTTTTGATGAGAAAGTTAACGAAGGCGATATGACCATAGAAAAACAAGGGGTTTCAATGGTCATTGATCCAATGAGTCTTCAATATTTAGTGGGCGGCGAAGTTGACTACACCGAAGGACTCGAAGGAAGTCGTTTCTTAGTGACAAACCCGAATGCCACGTCAACTTGTGGTTGTGGCTCTTCATTCTCTATTTAA
- a CDS encoding chloride channel protein, translating into MKLTSLKRFVEQYSLDARIKLGQPKTSWQLCLLAIIGGVCSASLIVLFTWCINSIQGLFLEDVDNYNSLNASSRLLLPIGGAVIILLFARMTGYQYTRTGIPFVLHRLKVAYGVIPLRNTVNQFFGGMVALASGFSVGKEGPAVHLGAAISGYIGKALVLPYNSVRTLCACGVAAGIAACFNTPIAAVVFVMEVVLREYKVHMFIPIMLAAIIGSMMTSSIFGFSHEFEFFSRISLETAHYPVLLIFGVVLGTLASLFNRYIVMIIEHFQHVHIFKRFMSVAIITGIIGVMLPQALGTDLGAISVSLSNEWHFSLLFALLISKCLLTIVAIGCGIPGGIIGPILGIGAIAGAFTASMISGFVPGENLTSDFALMGMAGFMAATLNAPLAALLAVVELSHQLDIMLPAMIVISASCLAAGQFFNNRSVFVMQLNVQNLAYRKPPLENTLQRIGVLGMMDSSFDMICSAQKEPNIKGNETTGKPLIMRKSVEEQNEYYWNEEIKSEGEERRIRQHKLIPITSKETLAEAYWLLKESRCGGVYIYDTDPNQILGIITFDRIRTYLIEGKLY; encoded by the coding sequence ATGAAACTAACCTCACTAAAACGATTTGTCGAGCAATATAGTCTTGATGCTCGTATAAAACTAGGGCAACCCAAAACGTCATGGCAATTATGCTTGTTGGCCATTATTGGCGGCGTTTGTTCTGCGAGTTTAATCGTTTTGTTTACTTGGTGTATCAACTCCATTCAAGGTCTGTTTCTAGAAGATGTTGACAACTATAACAGCTTAAATGCATCAAGTCGTTTGTTATTACCGATCGGTGGCGCCGTCATTATCTTGCTTTTTGCTCGCATGACCGGCTACCAATATACCCGTACAGGCATTCCGTTTGTACTTCACCGGTTAAAGGTGGCTTACGGCGTGATCCCGCTGAGAAACACAGTGAACCAGTTTTTTGGTGGTATGGTCGCCTTAGCCAGTGGTTTTTCAGTTGGTAAAGAAGGTCCCGCTGTTCATTTAGGAGCGGCTATCAGTGGCTATATTGGTAAAGCACTCGTATTACCTTACAACAGTGTCAGAACTTTATGCGCCTGTGGTGTCGCGGCAGGCATTGCTGCTTGTTTTAACACTCCCATTGCGGCGGTTGTGTTTGTAATGGAAGTGGTGCTGCGAGAATACAAAGTGCATATGTTCATTCCAATCATGCTTGCTGCGATTATTGGCTCAATGATGACCAGCAGTATTTTTGGCTTTTCACATGAGTTTGAATTCTTTTCCCGCATTTCTTTGGAAACCGCACACTACCCCGTACTGCTTATTTTTGGTGTGGTGTTAGGGACGCTAGCTTCACTGTTCAACCGCTACATTGTGATGATTATTGAACACTTTCAACACGTTCATATTTTTAAACGTTTCATGAGTGTTGCCATCATTACAGGTATTATCGGGGTTATGCTCCCGCAAGCATTGGGGACAGATTTAGGCGCCATATCCGTCTCACTTTCTAATGAATGGCATTTTTCCCTATTATTTGCATTACTGATTTCCAAGTGCTTACTTACCATAGTTGCGATTGGCTGTGGTATTCCTGGCGGCATCATCGGCCCTATTCTAGGTATTGGTGCAATAGCCGGTGCTTTTACCGCCAGTATGATTTCTGGCTTTGTTCCTGGAGAAAACCTCACCAGTGACTTTGCCTTGATGGGGATGGCAGGATTCATGGCCGCTACCTTAAACGCTCCATTGGCGGCACTATTAGCGGTGGTAGAGCTTTCTCATCAGCTCGATATTATGCTACCCGCCATGATTGTTATTTCAGCTTCTTGTTTGGCCGCCGGCCAGTTTTTCAATAACCGCTCGGTATTTGTCATGCAACTTAACGTGCAAAACCTCGCTTATCGCAAACCGCCACTGGAAAATACCCTCCAACGTATTGGTGTACTAGGCATGATGGATAGCTCCTTTGACATGATTTGCTCGGCGCAAAAGGAGCCAAACATCAAAGGAAACGAAACCACGGGTAAGCCATTGATCATGCGCAAGAGTGTCGAAGAACAAAATGAGTATTATTGGAATGAAGAAATAAAGTCGGAAGGCGAAGAGCGGCGCATTAGACAACATAAGCTCATCCCGATAACGAGCAAAGAAACTTTAGCTGAAGCATACTGGCTACTGAAAGAGTCTCGTTGTGGAGGCGTTTATATTTACGATACCGATCCTAACCAAATACTAGGTATAATTACCTTCGATCGCATCCGTACATACTTGATAGAAGGAAAACTGTATTAA